The following coding sequences lie in one Arachis ipaensis cultivar K30076 chromosome B03, Araip1.1, whole genome shotgun sequence genomic window:
- the LOC107633964 gene encoding uncharacterized protein LOC107633964, which yields MGATPFHHSILGVRLPKHFDKPTDMRYDGTQDPQEHLTAFEARMNLEGVGDEVRCQAFSVTLARPVIRWFNALLQGSITTFADISRAFLAQFTTRIAKAKHPINLLGVTQRTGEPTRKYLDRFNDESLEIDGLTDSVASLCLTNGMLNEDFRKHHTTKPVWTMQEIQNVAREYINDEITDKGILSKPRQLKDRSEGNKNLYCDYHKGYGHKTQDCFDLKDALEQAIREGKLAEFSHLIREPRRRDQSTEDKSRAVRQRREPKEDSERGLSVVNVVIGRDVPPRSKSASKKDAKVLAMSSGSTPPSRRVPSISFGPEDQWFDEVVENPPMVITARVGTGLVKRILVDTGADSNIMFRNVFDAMGLRDT from the exons ATGGGGGCGACCCCTTTCCACCACTCGATCCTCGGAGTACGACTGCCGAAGCACTTTGATAAGCCGACAGATATGAGGTACGACGGTACTCAAGATCCCCAggaacatctaacggccttcgaggccaggatgaacctggaaggggtaGGCGACGAAGTAAGGTGCCAGGCTTTTTCGGTAACCTTAGCCAGGCCAGTGATTCGTTGGTTTAATGCCCTTCTCCAGGGCTCCATAACCACGTTTGCCGACATCAGTCGCGCCTTCTTGGCTCAGTTCACCACGCGTATCGCCAAAGCAAAACACCCGATTAATTTGCTAGGGGTGACTCAACGAACCGGCGAGCCAACCAGGAAGTACCTTGACAGATTCAATGATGAGAGCCTGGAGATTGACGGCCTGACCGATTCGGTGGCCAGTTTGTGCTTAACCAACGGGATGCTAAATGAGGATTTCAGAAAACACCATACCACCAAGCCCGTCTGGACAATGCAGGAAATTCAGAACGTAGCCAGGGAATATATCAATGATGAA ATCACCGACAAGGGCatcttgtcgaagccccgacAACTTAAGGACAGGTCGGaaggaaacaagaacctctatTGTGATTATCACAAGGGTTATGgccacaagacccaagactgttTTGACCTGAAAGACGCCCTGGAGCAGGCCATTCGAGAAGGAAAGTTGGCCGAGTTCTCCCACCTAATAAGGGAACCAAGGAGGAGGGATCAATCAACCGAGGACAAAAGCCGCGCCGTAAGGCAAAGACGGGAACCCAAGGAGGACAGTGAGCGTGGCCTCAGTGTGGTAAATGTGGTGAtcggaagggacgtccctcccagATCAAAATCGGCTAGCAAGAAGGATGCCAAGGTCTTGGCTATGTCTTCTGGCTCCACGCCGCCCTCCCGGAGGGTACCCTCGATATCATTTGGCCCCGAAGATCAATGGTTTGACGAGGTTGTGGAGAACCCACCGatggtcatcacggccagggTGGGTACCGGCCTGGTAAAGCGAATCCTGGTGGACACAGGGGCTGACTCCAATATCATGTTCCGTAATGTATTCGATGCTATGGGCCTACGGGATACCTAA